The Coriobacteriia bacterium genome contains a region encoding:
- a CDS encoding universal stress protein — MDGPAVPYPRQRGCHKIFLGYAAGVGKTYTMLAEAQRRHSRGEDVVIGFVEPHRRPETIALAEGLELVPTKRIDYRGAVLEELDTDAVLARHPGWVLVDELAHTNAPGTRHEKRWQSVEEILDAGINVISTVNVQHFESLNDVVAQITGVCVRETVPDRILDAADEVVLVDITPEALINRLKRGVIYEAGKVEQALANFFRRGNLVALRELALRKTADEVDDDLDEFIATHDVDKTWGAVDRVLVAVTPRPAGAKLVRRGYQLVHRLSGELTVVSVRPPAVLLSAAEERALEELRALTEQLGGAFVSLAGENVAGELIDFARAHQITFIVMGQSVRSRREEILHGSIVTRIMRETRNIDVVIVSGGDDPRAVG; from the coding sequence GTGGACGGTCCCGCGGTGCCATATCCCCGTCAGCGTGGCTGCCACAAGATCTTCCTCGGCTACGCCGCGGGCGTCGGGAAGACGTACACGATGCTCGCCGAGGCGCAGCGCCGCCACTCGCGCGGGGAGGACGTCGTCATCGGCTTCGTCGAGCCGCATCGGCGCCCGGAGACGATAGCACTTGCCGAGGGTCTCGAGCTGGTGCCGACGAAGCGTATCGACTACCGCGGGGCGGTGCTCGAGGAGCTCGACACCGACGCCGTCCTGGCGAGACATCCCGGTTGGGTGCTCGTCGACGAGCTCGCGCACACCAACGCCCCCGGGACGCGTCACGAGAAGCGGTGGCAGTCGGTCGAGGAGATCCTCGACGCCGGCATCAACGTGATCTCCACCGTGAACGTCCAGCACTTCGAGAGCCTCAACGACGTGGTCGCGCAGATCACCGGCGTCTGCGTTCGGGAGACCGTGCCCGACCGCATCCTCGACGCCGCCGACGAGGTAGTCCTCGTCGACATCACGCCTGAGGCGCTCATCAACCGGCTCAAGCGCGGCGTCATCTACGAGGCGGGGAAGGTCGAGCAGGCGCTCGCGAACTTCTTCCGGCGGGGGAACCTCGTCGCGTTGCGGGAGCTCGCGCTGCGCAAGACCGCCGACGAGGTCGACGACGACCTTGACGAGTTCATCGCCACGCACGACGTGGACAAGACCTGGGGCGCCGTCGACCGCGTGCTCGTCGCCGTGACGCCGCGTCCCGCCGGCGCCAAGCTCGTGCGAAGAGGCTACCAGCTCGTCCACCGTCTCAGCGGCGAGCTGACGGTGGTCAGCGTCCGCCCGCCCGCCGTCCTCCTGTCGGCCGCTGAGGAGCGGGCCCTCGAGGAGCTGCGCGCTCTGACGGAGCAGCTCGGGGGAGCTTTCGTCAGCCTCGCGGGAGAGAACGTCGCCGGCGAGCTCATCGACTTCGCCCGGGCGCACCAGATCACGTTCATCGTCATGGGCCAGTCCGTGCGCAGCCGCAGGGAAGAGATACTGCATGGCTCGATCGTCACGCGCATCATGCGCGAGACGCGCAACATCGACGTCGTCATCGTCTCGGGTGGCGACGACCCACGGGCCGTGGGGTGA